Proteins encoded together in one Impatiens glandulifera chromosome 1, dImpGla2.1, whole genome shotgun sequence window:
- the LOC124914442 gene encoding pre-rRNA-processing protein TSR2-like has translation MEGGKEKPEQLSAEGASFLEQGIGLLFSRWSALQMAVSDNWGGGDSIMKSQNLAAEVLSWFTHSKEAVLYIDDLEDILDESMISLFNTEIEDNSIEEIAEKLMVMHEECLQGNYNSIQILKDDVPITVNLPHIRQEAAGDDEDEDESEAMVVENPGPRARVDEPKAPEVDEEGWTIVGSRRGGNGRRN, from the coding sequence ATGGAAGGTGGTAAGGAAAAGCCAGAGCAGTTATCAGCAGAGGGTGCCAGTTTCCTTGAACAAGGAATTGGGTTGTTATTCTCGAGATGGAGTGCGCTTCAGATGGCTGTTTCTGACAATTGGGGAGGTGGTGATTCTATTATGAAGTCACAGAATTTAGCTGCAGAAGTTTTATCATGGTTTACCCATTCGAAAGAAGCAGTACTGTACATAGATGATTTGGAAGATATTCTGGATGAGTCTATGATTTCATTATTCAATACTGAGATAGAAGACAACAGTATTGAAGAGATTGCTGAGAAACTGATGGTGATGCATGAAGAATGTTTGCAgggaaattataattcaattcaaatattgaaagatgATGTTCCTATTACAGTCAATCTTCCTCATATTAGACAGGAAGCTGCtggtgatgatgaagatgaagatgaatcGGAAGCAATGGTTGTAGAGAATCCTGGGCCTCGGGCTAGAGTTGATGAGCCTAAGGCTCCTGAAGTAGATGAGGAAGGATGGACAATAGTTGGCTCTAGAAGGGGAGGCAATGGGAGAAGGAACTAG